A genomic window from Silene latifolia isolate original U9 population chromosome Y, ASM4854445v1, whole genome shotgun sequence includes:
- the LOC141630500 gene encoding uncharacterized protein LOC141630500, with amino-acid sequence MKIGLWNIRGMNKLIKQQEVISLFNKCALDILCVVETRVRVNKCAPIQRKNFKQFLIQDNYSSHYNGRIWVLWRNSAFLIQCLNSSSQWIHLLVSHGRVQLEVTFVYGFNHLAQRLPLWDFIVSNVHCSGPWLVIGDINCVRNSEERVSSDSPQIQAMEEFNQAIADSGLEEIRTQGCWFTWTNKQEQADTKWMRLDRALANALFFREYPDSLVDVSTAGISDHSPLVLSLGLSEPPRRHSFKYLNCWSEDMGFQALVQREWGTSIKGCGMYQLVQHLRRLKGKFRYLHKSRYVGVSEKVKLLQQQLHRCQEKLQHAPTNSDLCLEDEELRQQYCKFRKVELSIAYQRAEAFEVKMGDTSTAYFFSKIAGRRNQSNISKVLDTQGAAHIDQQGIATAFLDYYIGLLGTDVAVQDFDDTIMRNGHWVEAALFSIDPKKSPCPDGYSSGFFRDAWPVIQGSFTSAIQDFFATGKLLKEINSTLISLIPKGNSPSTVLDYRPISCCSTI; translated from the exons ATGAAGATTGGGCTGTGGAATATTAGGGGTATGAATAAGCTGATAAAGCAACAAGAGGTTATTTCTTTGTTTAATAAATGTGCGTTAGATATTTTGTGTGTTGTGGAAACTCGAGTGCGGGTTAATAAATGTGCTCCTATTCAAAGAAAGAATTTCAAGCAGTTTCTCATTCAGGATAACTACTCTTCCCACTACAATGGGAGAATTTGGGTGCTCTGGAGGAATTCTGCTTTTTTAATTCAATGTCTTAATAGTAGCAGTCAGTGGATTCACCTTCTGGTTAGTCATGGTAGGGTGCAACTGGAGGTTACTTTTGTTTATGGGTTTAATCATCTTGCTCAAAGACTGCCTCTCTGGGATTTTATTGTTAGTAATGTTCATTGTTCTGGACCTTGGCTGGTCATAGGGGATATCAATTGTGTTCGTAATAGTGAGGAAAGGGTCAGTTCTGATTCCCCTCAGATTCAGGCTATGGAAGAGTTTAATCAGGCTATTGCAGATTCTGGTTTGGAAGAAATTCGAACTCAGGGGTGTTGGTTTACCTGGACTAATAAGCAGGAACAGGCAGATACTAAATGGATGCGGTTGGATAGAGCTTTAGCTAATGCCCTCTTTTTTAGGGAGTATCCTGACTCCTTAGTTGATGTTTCAACTGCTGGGATCTCTGACCACTCTCCCCTTGTTCTTTCTCTGGGCCTTTCAGAGCCTCCAAGGAGACATTCATTCAAATATCTTAACTGTTGGAGTGAGGACATGGGTTTTCAGGCCTTGGTCCAAAGGGAATGGGGGACTTCTATCAAGGGATGTGGTATGTACCAGCTGGTTCAGCATCTTCGTAGGTTGAAAGGGAAATTTAGATATCTGCATAAAAGCCGGTATGTTGGGGTTTCTGAAAAAGTCAAATTATTACAGCAGCAGCTCCATCGATGCCAAGAGAAGTTACAGCATGCTCCTACTAACTCTGATCTCTGCCTTGAGGACGAGGAGCTCAGGCAGCAGTACTGTAAGTTTAGGAAGGTTGAACTAAGTATTGCTTATCAAAGGGCAGAAGCTTTTGAGGTTAAAATGGGGGATACCAGCACTGCCTATTTTTTCTCTAAGATTGCTGGGAGAAGGAATCAATCTAATATAAGTAAAGTTCTTGATACTCAGGGAGCTGCTCACATTGATCAACAAGGAATTGCTACTGCTTTCTTGGATTATTATATTGGCCTGCTTGGGACAGATGTAGCAGTACAAGACTTTGATGATACTATTATGAGAAATGGTCATT GGGTTGAAGCTGCTTTGTTCTCAATAGATCCTAAAAAGAGCCCATGCCCTGATGGCTATTCATCTGGGTTTTTCAGGGATGCCTGGCCAGTCATTCAGGGTAGTTTCACCTCTGCTATTCAGGATTTTTTCGCTACTGGCAAGCTGTTAAAGGAGATTAATTCAACTCTTATATCTCTTATCCCCAAGGGTAACTCTCCTTCTACTGTTCTTGATTATAGGCCAATTTCATGTTGTTCTACCATTTAA